CCGCCTGTTATTGTTCCCTGTGATAAACTGCTGATCACTTCCTTGTGAAGTGATATTTTAGCGAGATGTAGTTTTCTCTTTTTCATAACGAAACTATTTTTAGTACATCATAAATTTCGGGCCTCTGTCTGCATAAAACGTGCAGCAGTTTGACCTTACAGTTATTTCGTGCTGACCAGACGATATCGACACAACAAAGGGTTGCAACAGGTGCAACCCTTTTAAATTCATGCTACTGTTCAGATTACCCGTTATGTCATCAGCATGCTGTAACCGGGCAGGAAACATCCTGTGTCTGGCACACATCCAGTATGGAACAGAAACAGCTTGCGAAACAGGTTTTAAGACAGGTTTGTTCGCGTACAGTGATGGCTCCGCCTACTATTTTGTCCTGGGACAAATCACTGATCACTTCTTTGTTGAGGGAGAGTTTGGAAAGATTCACTTTTTTCTTTTTCATAACGGATTTTTTCCGGGTTAAATAATAACTGAATTATCAGGTAACATCATGGGCACCGCAACGGACTTGTTGGCAGGCAGGTAAGAATACAGGAGCTCGCTTATTCAACCGGGCATAATTGGGTTACACCGCATACTATAAGGCAGGAAAGCTTAGGCTGAGTTTGAGGTTGACAGTCGAATACACTGCAAAGACAGCTTTCAAGACATGATTTAAAACAGGTGTTCGCAGTGGCGCCCCCTGTTATTTTTTCCTGGGATAAATTACTAATCACTTCTTTGTTGAGCGACAGTTTGGTGAGATTTACCTTTCTTTTTTTCATAACGGAATATTTTAGATGAAATATAAAATTCGCGTTTGCGCCTGCATAAATTATGCAGTAGCAGCGTTTTTTACCTTTAAAAGGAGTTTATCTTTTTACTGCAATCATGTTTCACCGCAATCACTTTACCATGCTCTTTTTATAATTTGATCAATGAAAAACCTGGTAGCAATTCCACGTCTATTCAATAAGCATAAAGCATAACTTATGAAACCCTCAGAACGCGAAACA
This window of the Chitinophaga varians genome carries:
- a CDS encoding class I lanthipeptide, which encodes MKKRKVNLTKLSLNKEVISNLSQEKITGGATANTCFKSCLESCLCSVFDCQPQTQPKLSCLIVCGVTQLCPVE
- a CDS encoding class I lanthipeptide, producing MKKKKVNLSKLSLNKEVISDLSQDKIVGGAITVREQTCLKTCFASCFCSILDVCQTQDVSCPVTAC